A region of Deinococcus rubellus DNA encodes the following proteins:
- the nudC gene encoding NAD(+) diphosphatase: MTGPESTSDPFSNGHGFLPSTQAPAEVAPDALWLVFSGDKVLLGPELGLPNQRPGDSEGAVYLGQQSGRQVWGARLVGEAAQPFGLHRLRGLYGRVPDWLWLLGGYAYQIAEWDRTHRFCGNCGAHTLPDAAERVRRCPACGLSVYPRLAPAVMVLLTRRQEGRLQLLLCRSPQFPAGMYSANAGFVEPGESVEHAAHREMLEETNLDIANLRYFDSQPWPFPHSLMLAYSAEYAGGEIIPQPGEIEDARWFDEADLPALPGRASIARRLIESVVGPRAGD, encoded by the coding sequence ATGACTGGCCCCGAGAGCACTTCCGATCCCTTCTCCAACGGGCACGGCTTTCTGCCCAGTACCCAGGCCCCAGCGGAGGTGGCCCCCGACGCCCTGTGGTTGGTTTTTTCCGGCGACAAGGTATTGCTCGGCCCTGAGCTGGGCTTACCGAATCAGCGGCCCGGCGACAGCGAGGGCGCAGTTTATCTGGGCCAGCAGTCCGGGCGGCAGGTCTGGGGTGCGCGGCTGGTAGGGGAGGCGGCCCAACCGTTCGGGCTGCACCGGCTGCGCGGCCTCTACGGGCGTGTCCCAGACTGGCTGTGGCTGCTGGGCGGCTACGCCTACCAGATCGCCGAGTGGGACCGGACCCACCGCTTTTGCGGCAACTGCGGAGCGCACACCCTGCCGGACGCTGCCGAGCGGGTGCGGCGCTGTCCGGCCTGCGGCCTGAGCGTCTACCCGCGCCTGGCCCCGGCCGTGATGGTGCTGCTGACCCGCCGACAGGAGGGCCGGTTGCAACTGCTGCTGTGCCGCTCGCCGCAGTTTCCGGCAGGGATGTACAGTGCCAACGCGGGCTTCGTCGAGCCGGGTGAGAGCGTGGAGCACGCCGCCCACCGCGAGATGCTGGAGGAAACCAATCTGGACATCGCCAACCTGCGCTATTTCGATTCGCAGCCCTGGCCGTTTCCGCACAGTTTGATGCTGGCTTACAGCGCCGAGTACGCGGGCGGCGAGATTATCCCGCAGCCGGGGGAAATCGAGGACGCCCGCTGGTTTGACGAGGCCGATTTACCGGCGCTGCCGGGCCGCGCCAGCATCGCCCGCCGCTTGATCGAGTCGGTGGTGGGGCCGCGCGCGGGCGATTGA
- a CDS encoding DinB family protein, whose product MPLLDDLQSILHETFEGGQPGQPTLFLDGTKADGSGNHGLFATLAGLSAAQASEATILGLSVAAHAAHVTYYLEVGLVFMRGETPSGPFDWKGSFAPGTVDEAAWTDVQSRLRAAYDEMMARVAAAEPLAAEELVNPAVHSAYHLGAIRQAVKLLR is encoded by the coding sequence ATGCCTCTCCTCGACGACCTGCAAAGCATCCTACATGAAACCTTCGAGGGCGGCCAGCCGGGTCAGCCCACCCTGTTTCTGGACGGCACCAAGGCTGATGGCAGCGGCAATCATGGCCTCTTCGCCACGCTGGCCGGGCTGAGTGCGGCCCAGGCGTCCGAGGCCACGATACTGGGCCTGAGCGTCGCCGCCCACGCCGCCCACGTCACCTACTACCTGGAAGTCGGTTTGGTCTTCATGCGCGGCGAGACACCTTCTGGGCCATTCGACTGGAAGGGGAGTTTTGCGCCCGGAACGGTGGACGAAGCCGCCTGGACTGATGTGCAAAGCCGCCTGCGCGCCGCCTACGACGAGATGATGGCCCGCGTCGCTGCCGCCGAGCCTCTGGCCGCCGAGGAACTGGTCAACCCGGCGGTCCACAGCGCCTACCATCTGGGGGCCATCCGGCAGGCGGTGAAGCTGCTGCGCTGA
- a CDS encoding transcription antitermination factor NusB, giving the protein MTAPSPNPAREVALRVLTRVLGGAFASSELDRELKRGHLPGRDAGLATQLVYGTLRHYRRLNAALTPLLTSSTRDSTRAVLLAGAYEKFVLGTPVHAVVNEYVDLARGGFGPPGLVNAVLRRLEGLPDVAALPQWLEAELQDAYGSQARAVEASLLEPQPLWLRLTGEGVNALRGEGSEVEPGYGDVYRVSLSRPLGVTAAFKNGWAQPINPASFACVLALGEVEGRRVLDLAGGSGVKAAMLASRGAQVTSVDVSDKKIRPARQNMGRLHLKAEFVTADLTQTPDLAPADLVLLDAPCTGSGTLRGHPEIGLRLTQQAVAGMADLQRRMLSACAPLVSPGGTLVYSVCSVTRAEGPQQVERFLDAHPEFSPAPLPDLQVPVTTSGAGVLTMMDDGIDGFFIARLQRRG; this is encoded by the coding sequence ATGACTGCTCCCTCCCCCAATCCGGCCCGCGAAGTGGCCCTGCGCGTGCTCACCCGCGTGCTCGGCGGCGCGTTCGCTTCCTCCGAACTGGACCGCGAACTGAAGCGCGGCCACCTGCCGGGCCGTGATGCGGGCCTGGCGACCCAACTCGTCTACGGCACGCTGCGCCACTACCGCCGTCTCAACGCAGCCTTGACTCCGCTGCTGACCAGCAGTACCCGCGACAGCACCCGCGCCGTGCTGCTGGCCGGGGCCTACGAGAAATTCGTGCTGGGCACTCCGGTTCACGCGGTGGTCAACGAGTACGTCGATCTGGCGCGCGGGGGCTTCGGCCCGCCCGGACTGGTCAACGCCGTGCTGCGCCGCCTGGAGGGCCTGCCCGATGTGGCGGCCCTGCCACAGTGGCTGGAAGCGGAACTTCAGGACGCCTACGGCTCCCAGGCCAGGGCGGTGGAGGCGAGCCTCCTCGAACCCCAGCCGCTGTGGCTGCGCCTGACGGGTGAGGGCGTGAATGCCCTGCGCGGCGAGGGCAGTGAGGTGGAGCCGGGCTACGGCGACGTGTACCGGGTCTCGCTCTCGCGTCCCCTGGGCGTCACGGCGGCCTTCAAGAACGGCTGGGCGCAGCCGATCAACCCGGCGAGCTTCGCCTGCGTGCTGGCGCTGGGCGAGGTGGAGGGCAGGCGTGTCCTCGATCTGGCGGGCGGCAGCGGCGTCAAGGCGGCGATGTTAGCCTCGCGCGGCGCGCAGGTGACGAGCGTGGACGTGAGCGACAAGAAGATCCGCCCGGCCCGGCAGAACATGGGCCGCCTGCACCTCAAGGCCGAGTTCGTGACCGCCGACCTGACCCAGACGCCCGATCTGGCCCCCGCCGATCTGGTGCTGCTCGACGCACCCTGCACCGGCAGCGGCACCCTGCGCGGCCACCCCGAGATCGGCCTGCGCCTGACCCAGCAGGCCGTGGCCGGGATGGCCGACTTGCAGCGCCGGATGCTCAGCGCCTGCGCGCCGCTCGTCTCGCCCGGCGGCACGCTGGTCTACAGCGTGTGCAGCGTGACCAGGGCCGAGGGGCCGCAGCAGGTGGAGCGCTTTCTGGACGCCCACCCCGAGTTCTCGCCTGCACCGCTGCCTGACTTGCAGGTGCCGGTGACCACCAGTGGGGCCGGAGTCCTGACCATGATGGACGATGGTATAGACGGCTTTTTCATCGCCCGGTTGCAACGCCGGGGCTGA
- the gnd gene encoding decarboxylating NADP(+)-dependent phosphogluconate dehydrogenase, which translates to MTQSENNTSTSSTKAGPEAVRSEAVESHQLIAAPVNEATADIGVIGLAVMGENLILNMASKGFTVAAFNRTTSKVDDFVTGRARGQTILGADDLPTFVSLLKKPRKVMLMVKAGPAVDAFIEMLAPLLDEGDIIIDGGNTHFPDTVRREKALAEKNILFVGAGVSGGEEGALKGPSIMPGGNAKAWPELKPIFQKIAAQVGGQPCCDWVGEGGAGHFVKMVHNGIEYADMQMISEAYSLLSGALGLGAPEIGAIFDEWNKGELDSYLIEITAEILRKVDDETGKPMVDVILDTAGQKGTGKWTSVTALDVGAPANTIAEAVFARILSALKDQRVEASKVLRGPDAQDAPDHDVFVEQVRRALYASKICSYAQGFQMMELAAAEYGWTLDFGSIAQMWRGGCIIRAAFLDKIKAAFGSNKALPNLLLDAYFTQAIQESQMAWRQVVAAAALRGVWTPAFSSALAYYDGYRSERLSANILQAQRDYFGAHTYERVDKPRGEFFHTNWTGRGGSTSSSTYNA; encoded by the coding sequence ATGACCCAATCTGAGAACAACACCAGCACCTCTTCAACTAAAGCCGGCCCCGAAGCGGTGCGTTCCGAAGCGGTAGAGAGCCACCAATTGATTGCTGCGCCCGTCAACGAGGCGACTGCCGACATCGGCGTGATCGGACTGGCGGTCATGGGCGAGAACCTGATTCTGAACATGGCGTCCAAGGGCTTCACGGTGGCGGCCTTCAACCGCACCACCAGCAAGGTGGACGACTTCGTGACGGGCCGCGCCAGGGGACAGACCATCCTGGGCGCGGACGACCTGCCCACCTTCGTGTCGCTGCTCAAGAAGCCGCGCAAGGTGATGCTGATGGTGAAAGCCGGGCCAGCCGTGGACGCCTTTATCGAGATGCTCGCCCCACTTTTAGATGAGGGCGACATCATCATCGACGGCGGCAACACCCACTTTCCCGACACGGTGCGGCGCGAGAAGGCCCTGGCCGAAAAGAACATCCTGTTTGTCGGCGCGGGTGTTTCGGGCGGCGAGGAAGGCGCACTCAAAGGCCCCAGCATCATGCCGGGGGGCAATGCCAAAGCCTGGCCGGAACTGAAGCCCATTTTTCAGAAGATCGCTGCGCAGGTCGGCGGCCAGCCCTGCTGCGACTGGGTGGGCGAGGGCGGGGCCGGGCACTTCGTCAAGATGGTCCACAACGGCATCGAATACGCCGACATGCAGATGATTTCCGAAGCCTACAGCCTGCTCAGCGGCGCGCTGGGTCTGGGTGCCCCCGAAATCGGTGCAATCTTTGACGAGTGGAACAAGGGCGAACTGGACAGCTACCTGATTGAAATTACCGCCGAAATTCTGCGAAAAGTGGACGACGAAACCGGAAAGCCGATGGTGGACGTGATTCTGGACACGGCCGGGCAAAAAGGTACTGGCAAATGGACCTCGGTCACAGCGCTCGACGTGGGCGCACCAGCCAATACCATTGCCGAGGCGGTGTTCGCCCGCATTCTGAGCGCCCTCAAGGACCAGCGCGTTGAGGCCAGCAAGGTGCTGCGCGGCCCCGACGCGCAAGACGCCCCTGACCACGACGTGTTCGTGGAGCAGGTGCGCCGGGCGCTCTACGCGTCCAAGATCTGCTCATATGCCCAGGGCTTTCAGATGATGGAACTGGCCGCTGCCGAGTACGGCTGGACGCTCGACTTCGGCTCCATCGCCCAAATGTGGCGCGGCGGCTGCATCATCCGGGCGGCCTTCCTCGACAAGATCAAGGCGGCTTTCGGCAGCAACAAAGCGCTGCCCAACCTGCTGCTCGACGCTTATTTCACCCAGGCCATTCAGGAGTCGCAAATGGCCTGGCGGCAGGTGGTGGCGGCAGCCGCCCTGCGCGGCGTCTGGACGCCCGCCTTTTCCAGCGCCCTGGCGTATTACGACGGCTACCGCAGCGAGCGACTGAGCGCCAACATCTTGCAGGCCCAGCGCGATTACTTCGGCGCGCATACCTACGAGCGGGTGGACAAGCCGCGCGGCGAGTTCTTTCACACCAACTGGACCGGACGCGGCGGCAGCACGTCGAGCAGCACCTACAACGCCTGA
- a CDS encoding MDR family MFS transporter, producing MTQAAPPPNTPRLEDRINYAEVLPQSTKVLILVGTLLGLFLSALDQTIVSTSLPRIIADLNGLNLYAWVTTAYLLAGTAMVPIYGKLSDIYGRKPVLLFGIVVFLIGSALCGMAGEPWFGNLFGSGMMQLIVFRGLQGFGAAALTSVAFAIIADIFAPAERAKYQGLFGAVFGISSVIGPLLGGFLTDNISWRWVFYVNLPIGLIAIAFIASKMPILASGLKPKIDYVGAILVLTFSVPLLLALTFGAEATYGWTNTTVLALFAASAVSLVLFLFVESRHESPILPLSLFKNPTFAWGVTARFFLGAAFLGAILFLSLYLVNVQGVSATKAGTATIPLTMGLIFGSIVSGQIAARLGIYKPLILVGLALMVGGFYLLSTLNADTSYSTVIFFMVILGLGIGPALPLYNLAIQSAVQRWEIGVATSSGQFFQQMGSTIGTAVFGAVLTSTLATQLPVQLRAAATGQKPAIAAQLEAAAKSASQANVSQGRGNAPTLDDINAKINDSFAKTFGSVQTAVQSGSLNSITQNQLLPEGLRNGLAQIPPAALQTEQGKAQVLAQIKSQLGSAQTSALADAKTTYALSSRAAKVGFANTISHIYLISIFVALLAFLSTLPMPNLRLPKKGEGSGGEKRGGLASMEG from the coding sequence ATGACCCAAGCCGCACCACCCCCGAATACCCCCCGCCTGGAAGACCGCATCAATTACGCCGAGGTGCTGCCGCAGAGCACCAAAGTCCTGATTCTGGTCGGCACCCTGCTGGGCCTGTTTCTCTCGGCGCTCGACCAGACCATCGTCTCGACCTCGCTGCCGCGCATCATCGCCGACCTCAACGGCCTCAACCTCTATGCCTGGGTCACGACGGCCTACCTGCTGGCGGGCACGGCCATGGTGCCGATCTACGGCAAGCTCTCGGACATCTACGGACGCAAGCCGGTGCTGCTGTTCGGCATCGTCGTCTTTCTGATCGGCTCGGCGCTGTGCGGCATGGCCGGTGAGCCGTGGTTCGGCAACCTCTTCGGCAGCGGCATGATGCAGCTGATCGTCTTCCGGGGCTTGCAAGGCTTCGGAGCGGCGGCGCTGACCTCGGTGGCGTTTGCCATCATCGCCGATATCTTCGCGCCCGCCGAACGCGCCAAGTACCAGGGCCTGTTCGGGGCCGTCTTCGGCATCTCCAGCGTCATCGGGCCGCTCCTCGGCGGCTTCCTGACCGACAACATCTCGTGGCGGTGGGTTTTTTACGTCAACCTGCCCATCGGTCTGATTGCCATCGCCTTTATCGCCAGCAAGATGCCGATTCTGGCCAGCGGCCTGAAACCCAAGATCGACTACGTGGGCGCGATTCTGGTCCTGACTTTCTCGGTGCCGCTGCTGCTGGCCCTCACCTTCGGCGCGGAAGCCACCTACGGCTGGACCAACACCACCGTGCTGGCATTGTTCGCCGCTTCTGCCGTCTCGCTGGTCCTGTTTCTGTTCGTCGAGTCGCGCCACGAAAGCCCGATTCTGCCGCTCTCACTCTTCAAGAATCCGACGTTTGCCTGGGGCGTCACGGCCCGCTTCTTTCTGGGCGCGGCCTTCCTGGGCGCGATTCTGTTTCTGAGCCTGTACCTCGTCAACGTGCAGGGTGTCAGCGCCACCAAGGCGGGCACGGCCACCATTCCGCTCACCATGGGATTGATCTTCGGCTCCATCGTCAGTGGTCAGATCGCGGCCCGGCTGGGCATCTACAAGCCGCTGATTCTGGTGGGCCTGGCACTGATGGTCGGCGGATTTTACCTGCTCTCCACCCTCAACGCCGACACCTCCTACAGCACCGTCATCTTCTTCATGGTCATTCTGGGCCTGGGCATCGGCCCGGCTTTGCCGCTCTACAACCTGGCGATTCAGAGTGCCGTGCAGCGCTGGGAAATCGGGGTGGCGACCTCCAGCGGGCAGTTCTTTCAGCAGATGGGCAGCACCATCGGCACGGCCGTCTTCGGCGCAGTGCTGACCAGCACGCTGGCGACCCAGCTTCCGGTCCAGCTGCGTGCCGCCGCGACCGGCCAGAAACCGGCCATTGCCGCCCAACTGGAAGCCGCCGCCAAGAGTGCTTCTCAGGCCAACGTCTCGCAGGGACGCGGCAACGCCCCGACCCTGGACGACATCAACGCCAAGATCAACGACAGCTTCGCCAAGACCTTCGGCAGCGTGCAGACCGCCGTGCAGAGCGGCAGCCTGAACAGCATCACCCAGAATCAACTGCTGCCCGAGGGCCTCAGAAACGGTCTGGCCCAGATTCCACCGGCGGCCCTCCAGACCGAGCAGGGCAAGGCCCAGGTGCTGGCGCAGATCAAGTCGCAGCTCGGCAGCGCCCAGACCAGCGCCTTGGCTGATGCCAAGACGACGTACGCCCTCTCCAGCCGGGCGGCCAAGGTGGGCTTTGCCAACACCATCAGCCACATCTACCTGATCAGCATTTTCGTGGCGCTGCTGGCGTTCCTGTCCACCCTGCCGATGCCCAATCTGCGGCTGCCCAAGAAGGGCGAGGGATCTGGCGGAGAGAAGCGCGGCGGCCTGGCCTCGATGGAAGGCTAA
- a CDS encoding MarR family winged helix-turn-helix transcriptional regulator — protein MQKNAHHQTVNSTLDPPLCALPDHDPNDPAERLTFCMQQLHRLVSDRIMGILQSELQGEDVSFTQMTALYKVRAFAPISLTLLSEHLGVSLPATSQLIQELVRRELMERRENPENRREKLLALSDKGQQFLYIREKAMMGAYSEVFGQVNPEKINRAEEAITALILEAQQLQAQQPTAQTSPHQPTPHQETV, from the coding sequence GTGCAGAAGAACGCCCACCACCAGACTGTAAATAGTACCCTCGATCCTCCCCTCTGCGCGCTGCCCGACCACGATCCCAACGACCCCGCCGAGCGCCTCACCTTCTGTATGCAGCAGCTTCACCGCCTGGTGTCCGACCGGATCATGGGCATCTTGCAAAGCGAACTGCAAGGCGAGGATGTGAGCTTCACCCAGATGACAGCGCTGTATAAAGTGCGGGCGTTTGCGCCGATCAGCTTGACGCTGCTTTCCGAACACCTGGGCGTGAGCCTTCCGGCCACCAGCCAACTGATTCAGGAACTGGTGCGCCGCGAGCTGATGGAGCGCCGCGAGAATCCCGAGAACCGCCGCGAGAAACTGCTCGCACTCAGCGACAAGGGCCAGCAATTTCTCTATATCCGGGAGAAGGCCATGATGGGCGCGTACAGCGAGGTCTTCGGTCAGGTCAACCCCGAGAAGATCAACCGCGCGGAGGAAGCCATCACCGCCCTCATTCTGGAAGCCCAGCAGCTCCAGGCCCAGCAGCCCACTGCCCAGACCAGCCCACATCAGCCCACCCCCCACCAGGAGACCGTATGA
- the icd gene encoding NADP-dependent isocitrate dehydrogenase, protein MTTHLKAPAQGEKIAMQNGKLHVPNNPIIPFVEGDGTGPDIWKASVRVLDAAVHKAYGDARKIEWMETYAGEKAVNTYGEGVWLPEETLDTFREYLFGIKGPLTTPVGGGIRSINVALRQELDLYACVRPVQYFKGVPSPVKRPEDVDMIIFRENTEDIYAGIEYKDGTPERDKLRKFLLEEMNVTAIRFPDTVGLGIKPVSREGTERLVRAAIKYAIDNGRKSVSLVHKGNIMKFTEGAFRDWGYDLAKREFGGVEIDGGPWLKLPGGIVIKDIIADNFLQQILLRPTEYDVIATLNLNGDYLSDALAAQVGGIGIAPGANINYETGHAIFEATHGTAPKYAGKDVINPSSVILSGEMMLRYMGWTEAADLILNSLTKTIGEKTVTYDFARNLEGANEVKTSAFADALIANM, encoded by the coding sequence ATGACCACACACCTCAAAGCTCCGGCGCAGGGCGAGAAGATCGCCATGCAAAACGGGAAACTGCATGTCCCGAACAATCCCATCATCCCCTTTGTCGAGGGTGACGGCACCGGCCCCGACATCTGGAAGGCCAGCGTTCGGGTACTCGACGCCGCTGTGCACAAGGCTTACGGCGACGCGCGCAAGATCGAGTGGATGGAAACCTACGCCGGAGAGAAGGCCGTCAACACCTACGGCGAGGGCGTCTGGCTCCCCGAGGAAACGCTCGACACCTTCCGCGAGTACCTCTTCGGCATCAAGGGGCCGCTGACCACGCCCGTTGGCGGCGGCATCCGCAGCATCAACGTGGCCCTGCGCCAGGAACTTGACCTCTACGCCTGCGTGCGTCCGGTGCAGTACTTCAAGGGCGTGCCCAGCCCGGTCAAGCGCCCCGAAGACGTGGACATGATCATCTTCCGCGAGAATACTGAAGACATCTACGCCGGAATCGAATACAAGGATGGCACCCCCGAGCGCGACAAGCTCCGCAAGTTCCTCTTGGAAGAGATGAATGTGACCGCCATTCGCTTTCCCGACACGGTGGGCCTGGGCATCAAGCCGGTGTCGCGTGAGGGCACCGAGCGGCTGGTGCGCGCCGCCATCAAGTACGCCATCGACAATGGCCGCAAGAGCGTGTCGCTGGTTCACAAGGGCAACATCATGAAGTTCACCGAAGGGGCCTTCCGCGACTGGGGCTACGACCTGGCCAAGCGCGAGTTCGGCGGCGTGGAGATCGACGGTGGCCCGTGGCTCAAGTTGCCCGGCGGCATCGTCATCAAGGACATCATCGCCGACAACTTCCTCCAGCAGATTTTGCTGCGTCCCACCGAGTACGACGTGATCGCCACCCTGAATCTCAACGGCGATTACCTCTCGGACGCGCTGGCGGCGCAGGTGGGCGGCATCGGCATCGCGCCAGGGGCCAACATCAACTACGAGACCGGCCACGCCATCTTCGAGGCGACCCACGGCACCGCGCCCAAGTACGCGGGCAAAGACGTTATCAACCCCAGCTCGGTGATCCTGTCGGGCGAGATGATGCTGCGCTACATGGGCTGGACCGAAGCCGCCGACCTGATTCTCAACTCGCTGACCAAGACCATCGGTGAGAAGACCGTGACCTACGATTTCGCCCGCAACCTGGAAGGCGCGAACGAGGTCAAGACGAGTGCCTTTGCCGACGCTTTGATCGCCAACATGTAA
- a CDS encoding GNAT family N-acetyltransferase — MSIAGPGQHPLDNPIWHALTGPQVEFALGGGPLRFFAPEVAPFTAFEERDEAALISALADPAAVPAQIVLFRPQLEPAPAGWTLAYQSGVVQMVCPDDSRLDDSGLAESASVVRLGPADLPEMLELVALAQPGPFGPRTPELGAYFGVREGGRLVALTGERLRLGGFTEVSAVCTHPDWRGRGLARRTVSRVARKAFSEQQTPFLHVIAGNVGAIRLYGSLGFVERARLQLSVWGPV, encoded by the coding sequence ATGAGTATTGCCGGGCCGGGTCAACACCCGCTGGACAATCCCATCTGGCATGCCCTCACGGGGCCGCAGGTGGAGTTCGCGCTTGGCGGCGGCCCACTGCGGTTCTTTGCGCCCGAGGTGGCCCCCTTCACCGCTTTCGAGGAGCGCGACGAGGCGGCACTGATTTCGGCCCTGGCTGACCCTGCCGCCGTGCCTGCCCAGATCGTCCTGTTCCGGCCCCAGCTCGAGCCCGCACCCGCTGGCTGGACGCTGGCGTATCAGAGCGGTGTGGTGCAGATGGTCTGCCCAGACGACTCGCGGTTGGATGATTCAGGGTTGGCCGAGTCGGCGTCGGTGGTGCGGCTCGGCCCGGCGGACCTCCCCGAGATGCTGGAACTGGTGGCGCTCGCCCAGCCGGGGCCGTTCGGGCCGCGCACCCCCGAGCTGGGAGCTTATTTCGGGGTGCGGGAAGGCGGGCGGCTGGTGGCGCTGACTGGCGAGCGGCTGCGGCTCGGCGGCTTCACCGAGGTCAGTGCCGTGTGTACCCATCCCGACTGGCGCGGGCGTGGCCTGGCCCGCCGCACCGTCAGCCGGGTGGCCCGCAAAGCGTTCAGTGAGCAGCAGACGCCGTTCCTGCATGTGATTGCCGGGAACGTCGGGGCCATCCGCTTGTACGGGTCGCTGGGCTTCGTGGAGCGTGCCCGCCTTCAGCTCTCGGTGTGGGGGCCAGTGTAA